The Mercurialis annua linkage group LG2, ddMerAnnu1.2, whole genome shotgun sequence genome contains a region encoding:
- the LOC126670719 gene encoding disease resistance protein RPM1, translating to MAAVPADFLVSKIVSLVENEAELLGGARDDLEEIKRELLSMRSFLEDADMKRPHMEGEKTWVASVRDLVYDVEDIIDEFMYLRNKRFGRHESARKLYKMIGFPKYLWEKHQIASRLQKIKSLVKSIPERSQRYGVYHVEGSSSSNNDIGTRHGESSLFITDDELVGIEDERELLVGWLTNGGQQRTTISVVGMGGSGKTTLVAKAYNSQAVKHHFDCYAWITVSQAYVIEDLFRSLIKQFYQAAKEAVPMELSSMNYQQLVEMLVNYLEPKRYIVVLDDVWNSNLWNQIKVSLPNGLLGSRVVLTTRNGSVASLFFEVGSCVHHIQPLPEKEAWALFCMKAFSRNSNNCPSELEILGKKIVAKCQGLPLAIVSLGGLLSARRSESEWKMVCNSIIWELHNNQMLQAVKSILLLSYNDLPYRLKRCFLYCGLFPEDYEIKRKRVTRLWMAEGFVEQVRGIAPEEVAEGYLLELIRRSMLQSVEKNSSGLPKACKMHDLLREVALSISEEEKFFCVYDEQKEGAREDGIARRLSVQAIEKEAKSFRGKSQLRSLFLFVTDVVNPYSLASGFKLLRVLDLEDCPVENLPDDIVSLFNLRYLNLKRTLLKELPKSIGRLQNLETLNIDDTNIEALPKGIVKLQKLRYLLARRLKPELYNDFNYVSGVQVPSNLACFKNLQVLGCVESNKEIMIQVKSMTQLVRLDLCNVHESYETDLCFAIQNMQLLGRLFVMASSNQVLRMDALKKAPPSLRRLTLVGKLEKIPQWFHTLENLRVLYLHWSSLSKNPTADLSTLPNLRCLTLVKAYEGNFLHFFHGFKNLEILELLNFPYLTAIKFAEGVMPHLKELSIGNCDKLMMIPRDIVHLTNLQQLTLVNIPNQVTQRIRAPYGVDCASFRHIPKINHVNFTSSGWSQQSLS from the exons ATGGCAGCAGTTCCTGCAGATTTCTTGGTTAGCAAGATAGTTTCTCTGGTTGAAAATGAAGCAGAGTTGTTAGGAGGTGCTCGTGATGATCTTGAGGAGATCAAGCGTGAGCTATTGAGCATGAGATCATTTCTAGAGGATGCAGACATGAAAAGACCTCATATGGAAGGAGAGAAAACATGGGTGGCTAGTGTTAGAGACTTGGTCTATGATGTTGAAGACATCATTGATGAGTTCATGTACCTTAGGAACAAGCGATTCGGTAGGCATGAATCAGCCAGAAAACTCTACAAGATGATTGGATTCCCTAAATATCTATGGGAAAAGCATCAAATTGCCTCCAGGCTGCAAAAGATCAAATCTCTGGTTAAGTCCATACCGGAGAGAAGTCAACGATATGGTGTTTATCACGTTGAAGGCTCAAGCTCGAGCAATAACGATATAGGAACCCGCCATGGAGAGTCATCTTTGTTTATCACAGATGATGAACTTGTGGGTATTGAAGATGAAAGGGAACTACTAGTTGGGTGGCTAACAAATGGAGGACAGCAGCGAACAACTATTTCAGTAGTTGGAATGGGCGGCTCCGGGAAAACAACTCTAGTCGCAAAGGCTTACAATTCTCAAGCTGTAAAGCACCATTTTGATTGCTATGCTTGGATTACTGTCTCGCAAGCTTATGTTATTGAGGATCTGTTTAGAAGCTTGATTAAGCAATTTTACCAAGCTGCAAAAGAGGCAGTTCCGATGGAGTTGAGTAGCATGAACTATCAACAGCTGGTGGAGATGCTTGTGAACTACCTTGAGCCCAAGAG GTATATTGTAGTTTTGGATGATGTGTGGAATTCAAACCTTTGGAATCAAATCAAAGTTTCACTTCCAAATGGCCTGCTTGGAAGTAGAGTGGTGCTTACAACTAGAAATGGAAGTGTAGCCTCTCTTTTCTTCGAAGTTGGAAGCTGTGTCCACCATATCCAACCGCTTCCAGAAAAAGAAGCATGGGCTCTGTTTTGCATGAAAGCTTTCTCTAGGAATAGCAACAATTGTCCCTCAGAGCTTGAAATCTTAGGCAAGAAAATTGTGGCAAAATGTCAAGGCCTACCTCTTGCAATTGTGTCATTGGGTGGTCTGTTGTCAGCTAGAAGGTCGGAATCAGAATGGAAGATGGTTTGTAATAGTATAATTTGGGAGCTGCATAACAATCAAATGCTTCAAGCAGTAAAAAGCATCTTGCTACTGAGCTACAATGATTTGCCATACAGACTGAAGCGTTGCTTTCTGTATTGTGGTTTATTCCCTGAAGACTACGAAATTAAGAGAAAGAGAGTTACGAGGTTATGGATGGCAGAAGGGTTTGTTGAGCAAGTGAGAGGGATAGCGCCAGAAGAGGTTGCAGAGGGATACCTCTTGGAGCTCATCCGCCGAAGTATGCTTCAATCTGTAGAGAAGAACTCGTCTGGACTTCCCAAGGCGTGCAAGATGCATGATCTGCTAAGAGAAGTTGCTCTTTCAATATCAGAAGAAGAGAAATTTTTCTGTGTATATGATGAACAAAAGGAAGGGGCAAGAGAAGATGGCATAGCGCGACGTCTGTCAGTTCAAGCTATTGAGAAAGAAGCTAAATCCTTTAGAGGTAAGTCTCAGCTTCGTTCCTTATTTTTGTTTGTTACTGATGTGGTGAATCCATATAGTTTAGCATCTGGGTTTAAGCTTCTGAGAGTGTTGGACTTGGAAGATTGTCCAGTTGAAAACCTACCTGATGACATagtttctttgtttaatttgagATACTTAAACCTGAAAAGAACTCTGCTTAAGGAGCTTCCGAAATCCATTGGAAGGTTGCAAAACCTTGAAACCTTAAACATTGATGACACCAACATTGAGGCTCTTCCAAAAGGGATTGTGAAGTTGCAGAAATTACGCTATCTGTTAGCCCGCCGGTTAAAGCCTGAACTGTATAATGATTTCAACTATGTATCTGGCGTACAGGTGCCTTCAAACTTAGCTTGTTTTAAGAACTTGCAAGTCCTCGGCTGTGTGGAATCAAACAAAGAGATAATGATACAAGTGAAAAGTATGACCCAGCTTGTGAGACTTGATCTTTGCAACGTTCACGAGTCATATGAGACAGACTTGTGCTTTGCAATCCAAAATATGCAACTCCTTGGCCGCTTATTTGTAATGGCAAGTAGCAATCAGGTCCTTCGGATGGACGCACTGAAAAAAGCTCCACCGAGCCTTAGGAGGCTAACTTTGGTCGGGAAGCTGGAGAAGATCCCGCAGTGGTTTCACACACTTGAGAACCTGAGAGTCTTGTATTTGCATTGGTCGAGTCTGTCCAAAAATCCGACCGCAGATCTCTCAACACTTCCTAATTTGAGATGCCTAACTCTTGTCAAAGCCTACGAGGgaaattttttgcatttttttcacgGCTTTAAAAACCTTGAAATTCTCGAGCTACTCAATTTTCCTTATCTTACTGCTATAAAGTTTGCTGAGGGAGTCATGCCGCATCTCAAAGAACTAAGCATTGGCAATTGCGATAAGTTGATGATGATTCCTCGCGATATTGTTCATCTTACTAACCTTCAACAACTGACATTGGTGAATATTCCAAATCAAGTAACTCAACGTATTCGTGCGCCATATGGTGTAGATTGTGCAAGTTTCCGCCACATTCCCAAGATAAATCATGTCAACTTTACATCTTCAGGATGGTCTCAGCAAAGCTTGTCCTAA